In a genomic window of Stakelama saccharophila:
- a CDS encoding DUF3320 domain-containing protein: protein MFAAALEQASLNPLVILTKGHAFVGVWLQPVEFAALLTDEAAALRRRFDLDDLVIFETTLATHNPPASFSQAMAAARRQIAEEADPQFELAVDVRRARMQKIRPLGVAAISHAVPDETKPVSEALEAAPALPAFDVEVSEEAPTASGRIRQWQRKLLNLTTSNNLLNLRDSKTVIKLLCPDPGALEDVLADGKKVRIVAMPDLEVGGRDEKLYDQQTQSSLRNEVAEKAMQRGEALSLLPKDKLDAGLVDLYRKARTDLEEGGANTLYLALGFLKWKKSASEEKVYRAPLILVPVSLERKSALSGVTMIAHEDEPRFNLTLLELLRQDFELTIPGLDGELPKDDSGIDVEGIWRRVRIAVRDIAGFEVVPDVALGTFSFAKYLMWKDLVDRADLLKESPLVRHLIDRDGSVAVDKGPFPRADEMDAKVDPASLFTPLPADSSQLVAVVASAEERDFVLDGPPGTGKSQTIANMIAHNLALGRRVLFVAEKRAALDVVHRRLADRGLAPFCLELHSAKATKSAVLKQLDSAWTTRDELTTEEWEREAVETRQLRDELNAVVALLHRPDPSGWTIHRAIGRTVRDATEATPIFTFPSGASHSSEAMVRFRDIARRLGIARKAVADVPAALDGVARIEWSNAWQEEMVASAGEVPVALDGAVAARADFLAATRLPLAGEDQTRLRAMLAFGETCLATHGHDLRFAFSPDMSDRVAATREALKLTERYRHEETSLSAAYAPEAARRVDIDAMQRAWTEAAARFWLLATFAQRKVRRALAQSGGASGVIEPEADLPRLAVMRELLSRIDGLAPQASDIPGWAGLASDGDRIEAAIAGAERLRAAIAAEAHSPDSLIELRRATAALVVDANDLLTGDGAIAGAVERLRRAIQRLDDIVGQFEMLSGATADGDLAKLRERAAAVTDNARRLHDWTAWRRVRAEAVQAELSPLVEALETGRVAPEDASETFETAYARWFAFTRIDQEPLLTQFVAGEQEDRIERFRALDEKMSELSTRYTRAKLCGLIPDKNDVGKKDGYGALKYQLQLQRPSKPIRKLAAEMGDAFTRLAPCMLMSPLSIAQYLPPDQALFDLVIFDEASQITPWDAIGAMARGKQVVIAGDPRQMPPSNDFARGSGTSTIEDDTAQDMESILDECLAAGVPSHSLDWHYRSRHESLISFSNNRYYESKLVTFPSPEVRPSAVTWRRVPGVYTNGVRTNPIEAQAIVEEAVRRLRDPGFVDEWGDPLSLGIITMNAEQMKLIEDLLDKARRAHPAIEPHFDTENRLEPVCVRNLETVQGDERDVILLGTNFGPTEPAGKTMSMAFGKLNASGGWRRLNVAVTRARRQMTVFTSFDPGMIDLTRTAAEGVRDLKTFIEFADRGPRALAEATRGSLGGADSPFEEAVTAALRRRGWTVVPQVGVSKFRIDLGVVHPDRPGDYLVGVECDGAAYHSAATARDRDKVRAAILEGLGWTLLRIWSTDWWIDKERAADRLHAEIEACLAADRTAAAERERVEQEAEVPIVSPSEVGLEDVPSIETEATVADPASVTQFAQHQDTEVTPAPAYARLVEPAPIAIGTVDDLYRVTDFAPVAAMIDAERFYEPAYDDVLSALIGHVLAAEAPIAEPLLAQRIARAHSFQRAGRVIRDRVMARAERAHFVEAEPEGNRFVWEDAGSAAGWNRARSPATPADIRQIEDIALAELRVARRGQDCVSVARQFGIRRLSASAKARIEAA from the coding sequence TTGTTCGCCGCAGCGCTAGAACAGGCCAGCCTCAATCCGTTGGTGATCCTGACAAAAGGGCACGCCTTTGTGGGAGTGTGGCTGCAGCCCGTCGAGTTCGCAGCGCTTCTCACGGATGAAGCCGCGGCGCTGCGTCGGCGGTTCGACCTCGACGACCTCGTTATATTCGAAACGACACTCGCGACGCATAATCCACCGGCAAGCTTTAGTCAGGCGATGGCTGCCGCTCGCCGTCAGATCGCTGAAGAGGCTGACCCGCAATTCGAATTGGCCGTTGATGTGCGCCGTGCACGCATGCAGAAAATTCGGCCACTCGGCGTTGCCGCGATATCGCATGCTGTGCCTGACGAAACTAAACCTGTTTCGGAGGCCTTGGAGGCGGCGCCTGCACTTCCCGCATTCGATGTCGAGGTAAGCGAAGAAGCGCCGACCGCGAGCGGGCGCATTCGACAATGGCAGCGCAAGCTGCTCAACCTCACGACCAGCAATAACCTGCTCAACTTGCGTGACAGCAAGACCGTCATCAAATTGCTCTGCCCCGATCCCGGCGCGCTGGAGGATGTCCTTGCCGACGGCAAGAAGGTTCGCATCGTTGCAATGCCCGACCTCGAGGTCGGAGGGCGCGACGAAAAGCTATACGATCAGCAGACGCAATCAAGCCTGCGCAACGAGGTCGCCGAAAAGGCGATGCAGCGCGGCGAGGCGCTTTCGCTGCTGCCCAAGGACAAGCTCGATGCGGGACTCGTTGATCTTTACCGCAAGGCGCGCACGGACTTGGAGGAGGGCGGTGCCAACACGCTCTATCTCGCGCTCGGCTTTCTCAAATGGAAAAAATCAGCCAGCGAGGAGAAGGTCTATCGCGCTCCGCTGATTTTGGTGCCGGTGAGCCTAGAGCGCAAGAGCGCCCTGTCGGGCGTGACGATGATCGCCCATGAGGACGAACCCCGCTTCAACCTGACGCTGCTCGAACTCCTGCGCCAAGATTTCGAACTGACCATTCCCGGACTGGACGGCGAATTGCCAAAGGACGATAGCGGGATCGACGTCGAAGGCATTTGGCGAAGAGTGCGAATCGCGGTGCGCGATATCGCTGGGTTCGAGGTCGTGCCCGACGTTGCGCTCGGCACTTTTTCTTTTGCCAAATATTTGATGTGGAAGGATCTTGTCGATCGGGCCGATCTACTCAAGGAAAGCCCGCTCGTTCGCCATCTGATCGATCGGGATGGGTCGGTGGCGGTCGACAAAGGGCCCTTTCCGCGCGCCGATGAGATGGACGCCAAGGTCGACCCCGCCAGCCTTTTCACGCCATTGCCGGCCGACAGCTCTCAACTGGTCGCCGTCGTCGCCTCCGCCGAGGAGCGTGATTTCGTGCTTGATGGACCGCCTGGCACCGGCAAGTCGCAAACTATTGCCAATATGATTGCCCACAATCTGGCGCTTGGCCGGCGTGTGTTGTTCGTCGCCGAGAAGCGCGCAGCGCTCGACGTGGTGCATCGGCGGCTAGCCGACAGAGGGTTGGCGCCGTTCTGTCTCGAGCTTCATTCGGCCAAGGCTACCAAATCGGCGGTGCTAAAGCAGCTCGACAGTGCCTGGACGACACGTGACGAACTCACCACGGAGGAATGGGAGCGGGAGGCGGTCGAAACGCGGCAATTGCGCGACGAACTCAACGCCGTAGTGGCGCTGCTGCACCGGCCTGATCCGAGCGGCTGGACCATCCATCGCGCAATCGGCCGCACCGTGCGCGACGCGACCGAAGCGACGCCAATTTTTACCTTTCCGTCGGGCGCCAGTCATTCGAGCGAGGCGATGGTCCGATTTCGTGATATCGCACGCCGGCTTGGGATTGCGCGCAAGGCCGTGGCCGATGTCCCGGCAGCGCTTGACGGGGTCGCGCGCATCGAATGGTCCAATGCATGGCAGGAGGAGATGGTCGCGTCTGCGGGGGAGGTGCCCGTTGCGCTGGATGGTGCCGTCGCCGCCAGAGCGGATTTCCTGGCGGCAACCCGATTGCCTTTGGCCGGCGAGGACCAGACGCGCCTGCGCGCCATGCTGGCATTTGGGGAAACGTGCCTTGCGACTCATGGGCACGATCTTCGGTTCGCATTCTCGCCTGATATGTCCGATCGTGTGGCCGCGACCCGCGAGGCGCTGAAACTGACCGAGCGATATCGGCACGAGGAGACGTCGTTGAGCGCAGCCTATGCTCCGGAGGCCGCGCGGCGCGTCGACATCGATGCGATGCAGAGAGCTTGGACGGAGGCCGCCGCCCGTTTCTGGCTATTAGCGACTTTCGCGCAGCGCAAGGTCCGTCGGGCGCTGGCTCAGTCGGGCGGCGCTTCCGGGGTGATCGAGCCCGAAGCTGATTTGCCACGCCTCGCGGTGATGCGCGAACTGCTGTCACGGATCGATGGGCTTGCGCCACAGGCGTCCGATATCCCCGGCTGGGCGGGGTTGGCCAGCGATGGCGACCGGATCGAAGCTGCGATTGCCGGCGCCGAACGATTGCGCGCGGCGATTGCGGCGGAAGCGCATAGCCCGGACTCATTGATCGAGTTACGACGCGCGACGGCGGCGCTGGTCGTCGATGCCAACGATCTTCTGACGGGCGACGGCGCTATTGCCGGTGCTGTGGAGCGACTGCGCCGGGCCATCCAACGGCTGGATGATATCGTCGGTCAGTTTGAAATGCTTTCCGGTGCGACAGCGGATGGCGATCTCGCGAAGTTGCGGGAGCGCGCCGCTGCCGTGACTGACAATGCGCGCCGCTTGCATGACTGGACCGCGTGGCGACGCGTGCGTGCCGAGGCTGTGCAGGCCGAACTTTCACCTCTCGTAGAGGCGCTGGAGACCGGGCGGGTTGCGCCGGAGGATGCCAGCGAGACGTTCGAAACCGCTTATGCGCGCTGGTTCGCCTTTACGCGGATCGATCAGGAGCCGTTGCTCACGCAGTTCGTCGCTGGTGAACAGGAGGATCGCATCGAGCGATTCCGCGCGCTTGACGAGAAGATGAGCGAATTGTCGACGCGTTACACTCGCGCGAAACTTTGCGGCCTGATTCCCGACAAGAACGACGTTGGCAAGAAGGACGGTTACGGCGCGCTCAAATACCAGCTTCAATTGCAACGGCCGAGCAAGCCGATTCGCAAGCTTGCTGCTGAAATGGGCGACGCCTTCACGCGCCTCGCGCCGTGCATGTTGATGAGCCCATTGTCGATCGCGCAATATCTGCCGCCCGATCAGGCGCTGTTCGACCTGGTGATTTTCGACGAGGCGTCGCAGATCACGCCATGGGACGCGATCGGTGCGATGGCGCGGGGCAAGCAGGTCGTCATCGCCGGCGACCCGCGCCAGATGCCACCGAGCAATGACTTCGCGCGCGGTTCTGGCACGTCGACGATCGAGGACGATACCGCGCAGGATATGGAGAGCATCCTGGACGAATGTCTCGCTGCGGGTGTGCCGTCACATAGTCTCGATTGGCATTACCGCAGCCGGCATGAAAGCCTGATCAGCTTCTCGAACAATCGGTATTATGAAAGCAAGCTGGTTACCTTTCCCTCACCCGAAGTCCGGCCCAGCGCGGTGACTTGGCGTCGCGTGCCCGGCGTTTACACCAACGGCGTGCGCACCAACCCGATCGAGGCTCAAGCGATCGTGGAGGAAGCGGTGCGGCGACTTCGCGATCCTGGATTCGTGGACGAGTGGGGCGATCCGCTGTCACTCGGCATTATCACCATGAACGCCGAGCAAATGAAGCTGATCGAGGATCTCCTCGACAAGGCGCGACGTGCGCATCCGGCGATCGAACCGCATTTCGATACCGAAAACCGGCTGGAGCCGGTGTGCGTCCGCAATCTCGAGACGGTGCAAGGGGACGAACGCGACGTCATCCTGCTCGGAACGAATTTCGGCCCAACCGAGCCCGCGGGCAAGACAATGTCGATGGCATTCGGCAAACTCAACGCCAGCGGTGGCTGGCGGCGGCTCAACGTCGCAGTGACGCGGGCACGACGGCAGATGACGGTGTTCACCTCGTTTGATCCGGGAATGATTGACCTGACCAGGACTGCAGCCGAGGGTGTGCGCGACCTCAAGACTTTTATCGAATTTGCTGATCGAGGTCCCCGCGCGCTGGCCGAGGCGACACGCGGATCGCTGGGAGGCGCCGACTCGCCGTTCGAAGAGGCGGTGACCGCAGCGCTGCGCCGGCGCGGCTGGACGGTCGTGCCGCAGGTCGGTGTTTCCAAGTTCCGGATTGACCTGGGCGTGGTGCATCCCGACAGGCCGGGCGACTATCTCGTCGGCGTGGAATGCGACGGTGCTGCCTACCATAGCGCCGCAACCGCGCGCGACCGTGACAAGGTGCGGGCGGCTATCCTGGAGGGGCTCGGCTGGACTCTGTTACGCATCTGGTCGACCGACTGGTGGATTGACAAGGAGCGTGCTGCCGATCGGCTCCATGCCGAAATCGAGGCTTGCTTGGCCGCTGATCGAACTGCGGCAGCTGAACGCGAGAGGGTCGAGCAAGAGGCGGAAGTGCCAATCGTGTCGCCATCGGAGGTTGGCTTGGAAGATGTGCCGTCGATCGAAACTGAGGCGACTGTCGCCGATCCCGCAAGCGTTACACAGTTTGCCCAGCATCAGGACACCGAGGTGACCCCCGCGCCGGCTTATGCGCGCTTGGTCGAACCCGCCCCAATCGCAATCGGCACGGTAGATGATCTATATCGGGTAACCGACTTCGCGCCGGTTGCGGCAATGATCGACGCCGAGCGCTTTTACGAGCCAGCCTATGACGATGTATTGAGTGCTCTTATTGGTCATGTTCTTGCTGCCGAAGCTCCCATCGCCGAGCCACTACTGGCCCAGCGTATCGCTCGCGCGCACAGTTTTCAGCGCGCTGGACGGGTCATTCGCGATCGCGTGATGGCCCGTGCCGAGCGGGCGCATTTCGTGGAAGCCGAGCCTGAAGGCAATCGATTCGTATGGGAAGACGCTGGATCAGCGGCGGGCTGGAATCGAGCTCGCTCCCCTGCCACCCCCGCAGATATCCGCCAGATAGAAGATATCGCGCTAGCTGAACTTCGGGTCGCCCGTCGAGGGCAAGATTGCGTTTCGGTGGCCCGACAATTTGGCATTCGGCGACTATCTGCCTCTGCCAAAGCGCGGATTGAGGCGGCGTAG
- a CDS encoding cytochrome c oxidase assembly protein has protein sequence MPEAVTIGVRAARLRLDRNAGIAAAIVALGLLIWWGCRYRAADMPAWAPWDFSALWYAAYALTGWAYVRGLRGAPQPVWRIGFFAIGMAVIWAVLQTRFEYLAQHMFFLNRIQHVVMHHLGPFLIAVAWPWPVLYRGLPKPLRGAFDHRHFQRFLRFMQQPEIACGLFLGLIGLWLYPPVHFVAMIDPALYQVMNWSMVVDGVLFWSVVLDPRGKALAHNSFAVRAVMGVAIMFPQIALGAVIAFADTDLYGFYAWCGRIYPSIDALSDQRIGGLIVWIPPAMMSVLSLILVLNLMRLEEERNAPPAGGAEGSASRGWTGR, from the coding sequence ATGCCCGAAGCCGTCACCATCGGCGTGCGTGCCGCGCGTCTTCGTCTCGACCGAAATGCCGGGATCGCCGCCGCGATCGTGGCGCTCGGGCTGCTGATCTGGTGGGGATGCCGCTACCGTGCCGCGGACATGCCGGCATGGGCGCCGTGGGATTTCTCCGCCCTCTGGTACGCCGCCTATGCGCTGACGGGCTGGGCCTATGTCCGGGGGCTGCGCGGCGCACCGCAGCCGGTGTGGCGCATCGGCTTCTTCGCGATCGGCATGGCTGTCATTTGGGCGGTGTTGCAGACGCGCTTCGAGTATCTTGCGCAGCACATGTTCTTCCTGAACCGCATTCAGCATGTGGTGATGCATCATCTGGGGCCGTTCCTGATCGCGGTCGCCTGGCCCTGGCCGGTGCTGTATCGCGGTCTGCCGAAGCCCTTGCGCGGCGCCTTCGACCACCGTCACTTCCAACGCTTCCTGCGATTCATGCAGCAGCCGGAAATCGCATGCGGACTGTTCCTGGGGCTGATCGGCCTGTGGCTCTATCCGCCGGTGCACTTCGTCGCGATGATCGATCCCGCGCTGTATCAGGTGATGAACTGGTCGATGGTGGTCGACGGCGTCCTGTTCTGGTCGGTCGTGCTCGATCCCCGTGGCAAGGCGCTCGCGCATAACAGCTTCGCCGTGCGGGCGGTGATGGGCGTCGCCATCATGTTTCCGCAGATCGCGCTGGGCGCCGTCATCGCCTTCGCCGACACCGACCTTTACGGCTTCTACGCCTGGTGCGGCCGCATCTATCCGTCGATCGACGCGCTTTCGGACCAGCGGATCGGTGGTCTAATCGTGTGGATTCCGCCGGCGATGATGAGCGTCCTCTCGCTGATCCTGGTGCTCAACCTGATGCGGCTGGAGGAAGAACGAAATGCGCCGCCGGCCGGTGGAGCGGAAGGTTCGGCAAGCCGGGGCTGGACCGGGCGCTGA
- a CDS encoding FAD-dependent oxidoreductase, giving the protein MRHIAIVGSGPAGYYTAEAAQKQFGDDVRIDIIDRLPVPFGLIRSGVAPDHQSIKGVSRRYEKVALTDNVRFVGNVTVGKDMAIAELLGLYDAVILATGAPADRALDIPGADLPGVVGSAAFVGWYNGHPDFEALDPPLHGPGAVVIGNGNVALDVARVLAKSQTEFAGSDIVNHALSTLQHARIDTITLLGRRGPHQIAMTPKELGELGDLSRAAPIVSPDDLPPEASDTALDPGQRKSVEHLRTFAATASDKPIRIVFDFFARPVAIEGGDRVERVIVERTELDGDARPRGTGDTYVVPAGLVVSCIGYRTPPIPGVPYDERRGRFANEDGRIAPGLYAVGWARRGPSGTIGTNRPDGYAVVEKLARDLAEDGGKRGRAGLDALLAERDVDVVTFRDWQRIDTAEIARARTGSPREKFTSIEALLEARSNR; this is encoded by the coding sequence ATGCGCCATATCGCGATCGTGGGTTCGGGACCGGCAGGCTATTACACCGCGGAGGCAGCGCAGAAGCAGTTCGGCGACGATGTCCGCATCGATATCATCGACCGGTTGCCCGTCCCCTTCGGCCTGATCCGCTCCGGCGTCGCGCCGGACCACCAGTCGATCAAGGGCGTGTCGCGCCGGTACGAGAAGGTGGCGCTGACCGACAATGTCCGCTTCGTCGGCAATGTCACCGTCGGCAAGGACATGGCGATTGCGGAACTGCTCGGGCTGTACGACGCCGTCATTCTCGCGACCGGCGCGCCGGCCGACCGCGCGCTCGACATTCCCGGCGCCGACCTGCCCGGCGTGGTGGGATCGGCCGCCTTTGTCGGCTGGTATAACGGCCATCCCGATTTCGAGGCGCTGGACCCGCCGCTTCACGGGCCCGGCGCGGTCGTGATCGGCAACGGCAACGTGGCGCTGGACGTGGCCCGCGTCCTGGCGAAATCGCAGACGGAATTCGCCGGATCGGACATCGTCAACCACGCGCTGTCGACACTGCAGCATGCGCGGATCGATACGATCACCCTTCTCGGCCGGCGCGGCCCCCACCAGATCGCGATGACGCCCAAGGAACTGGGCGAGCTGGGCGACCTTTCACGCGCCGCGCCGATCGTCTCGCCGGACGATCTGCCGCCAGAGGCGTCGGACACCGCGCTCGACCCCGGCCAGCGCAAGTCGGTCGAGCATCTGCGCACCTTTGCCGCAACGGCTTCGGACAAGCCGATCCGGATCGTGTTCGATTTCTTCGCCCGTCCGGTTGCGATCGAAGGCGGCGACCGCGTGGAACGCGTGATCGTCGAGCGGACGGAGCTGGATGGCGATGCGCGCCCGCGCGGCACCGGCGACACCTATGTCGTGCCCGCGGGGCTGGTCGTCAGTTGCATCGGTTACCGCACGCCGCCCATTCCGGGCGTCCCCTATGACGAGCGCCGCGGCCGCTTCGCCAATGAGGACGGTCGGATCGCACCGGGACTGTACGCCGTCGGCTGGGCGCGGCGCGGCCCCAGCGGCACGATCGGCACCAACCGGCCGGACGGTTACGCCGTCGTCGAAAAGCTCGCCCGAGACCTCGCCGAAGACGGCGGCAAGCGGGGACGCGCCGGACTCGACGCCCTGCTCGCCGAACGCGATGTCGATGTCGTGACCTTCCGCGACTGGCAGCGCATCGACACCGCCGAAATCGCCCGCGCCCGAACCGGCTCCCCGCGTGAGAAATTCACCAGCATCGAAGCCTTGCTGGAGGCGCGGAGCAACCGCTGA
- the lepA gene encoding translation elongation factor 4, which translates to MTTPLDKIRNFSIIAHIDHGKSTLADRLIQVTGGLSEREMQAQVLDNMDIERERGITIKAQSVRLEWKGCTLNLMDTPGHVDFAYEVSRSLAACEGALLVVDAAQGVEAQTLANVYQSVEQNHEILPVINKIDLPAADPEKVKAEIEDIIGIDASGAVLTSAKTGIGIEETLDAIVDVIPPPKGDSDAPLKAMLVDSWYDPYLGVVILVRVKDGTLKKGQQIKFMQAGTTHLVDRVGCFRPKLTQLDQLGTGEIGFITAQIKEVAQTAVGDTITDAKRPTDKPLPGYQEVQPVVFCGLFPVDAADFDKLRESIHKLRLNDASFTFETESSAALGFGFRCGFLGLLHLEIIQERLTREYDLDLITTAPSVVYDIELTHEGGRIELHNPADMPDPNRIEEISEPWIKAMIYVPDEYLGPILKLCQDRRGIQKNLTYVSGRAQVTYELPLNEVVFDFYDRLKSISRGYASFDYEQVGYRPGDLVKMSILVNGEPVDALSMIVHRSQAEARGRHMCERLKDLIPRHLFKIPIQAAIGGKVIARETIAALRKDVTSKCYGGDITRKRKLLEKQKEGKKRMREYGNVSIPQEAFIAALKMGDEG; encoded by the coding sequence ATGACCACGCCCCTCGACAAGATACGCAACTTTTCGATCATCGCCCATATCGACCATGGCAAGTCGACGCTTGCCGATCGCCTGATCCAGGTGACCGGTGGCTTGAGCGAGCGCGAGATGCAGGCGCAGGTGCTCGACAATATGGATATCGAGCGCGAGCGCGGCATCACCATCAAGGCGCAGTCGGTGCGGCTGGAATGGAAAGGCTGTACGCTCAACCTGATGGACACGCCGGGCCATGTCGACTTCGCCTATGAGGTGTCGCGCAGCCTCGCGGCGTGCGAGGGCGCGTTGCTGGTGGTGGACGCGGCGCAGGGCGTGGAGGCGCAGACGCTGGCCAACGTCTATCAGTCGGTCGAACAGAATCACGAAATCCTGCCGGTCATCAACAAGATCGACCTGCCGGCCGCCGATCCGGAAAAGGTGAAGGCGGAGATTGAGGACATCATCGGCATCGACGCCTCGGGCGCGGTGCTGACCTCTGCCAAGACCGGCATCGGGATCGAGGAAACGCTCGACGCGATCGTCGACGTCATTCCGCCGCCGAAGGGCGATTCCGACGCGCCGCTGAAGGCGATGCTCGTGGATAGCTGGTACGATCCCTATCTGGGCGTCGTCATCCTGGTCCGGGTGAAGGACGGCACCCTGAAAAAGGGCCAGCAGATCAAGTTCATGCAGGCCGGGACCACGCATCTGGTCGATCGCGTCGGCTGTTTCCGGCCGAAACTGACCCAGCTCGACCAGCTCGGCACCGGCGAGATCGGCTTCATCACCGCGCAGATCAAGGAGGTGGCGCAGACCGCCGTCGGCGACACCATCACCGATGCCAAGCGCCCGACCGACAAGCCGCTGCCGGGCTATCAGGAAGTGCAGCCGGTGGTATTCTGCGGCCTGTTCCCGGTCGACGCCGCCGATTTCGACAAGCTGCGCGAATCGATTCACAAGCTGCGGCTGAACGATGCCAGCTTCACGTTCGAGACGGAGAGTTCGGCCGCGCTGGGCTTCGGTTTCCGCTGCGGTTTTCTGGGGCTGCTGCACCTGGAGATCATTCAGGAGCGGCTGACGCGCGAATATGATCTCGACCTCATCACCACGGCGCCGAGCGTCGTCTACGACATCGAGCTGACGCACGAAGGCGGGCGGATCGAACTGCACAATCCGGCCGACATGCCCGATCCGAACCGGATCGAGGAAATCTCCGAACCGTGGATCAAGGCGATGATCTATGTCCCCGACGAATATCTGGGGCCGATCCTAAAACTGTGTCAGGACCGCCGCGGCATCCAGAAGAACCTGACCTATGTTTCCGGCCGCGCGCAGGTGACGTACGAACTGCCGCTGAACGAGGTGGTGTTCGATTTCTACGACCGGCTGAAATCGATCAGCCGCGGCTATGCCAGCTTCGACTACGAACAGGTCGGCTATCGTCCCGGCGATCTCGTCAAGATGAGCATCCTCGTCAATGGCGAGCCGGTCGATGCGCTGTCGATGATCGTCCATCGCAGCCAGGCCGAGGCACGCGGGCGTCACATGTGCGAACGGCTGAAGGACCTGATCCCGCGCCACCTGTTCAAGATCCCGATCCAGGCGGCGATCGGCGGCAAGGTGATCGCGCGCGAGACGATCGCCGCGCTGAGGAAGGACGTGACGTCGAAATGCTATGGCGGCGACATCACGCGCAAGCGCAAGCTGCTGGAAAAGCAGAAGGAAGGCAAGAAGCGGATGCGCGAATATGGCAATGTCTCCATCCCGCAGGAAGCCTTCATTGCCGCGCTGAAAATGGGGGATGAGGGGTAA